The genomic stretch TATTTTTATTGAAATGGATTGACCATTTAATTTGCCTAGAACATGGGCAATACTTAAGTAATTATTCATAATTTTAGAGTTCAGTTTAGTTATTACTTCGGTAATACATTTTACCGGCAGATGCGCCAACATCTGTCGGTTTTCATTTCATTCTGTATATTTTATTTCATAGGCACTGTATCTTTTAAATTTAACTTGGTGGAGGCCAGTATGATTTTGTCGGTTTGATATTCCGCAAAAAAGTTAGATGCTTCTCCTATAGTTTGTATGACTTGCCCCAGATTTTCCTTTAAGTCAAGTTTTCCAGAAAATGTTTCTGTTTTTAAATGATTTTCCTTTATGAAAATTTCCACACCATAATATCTCGACAATTTTGTGGTGATATATTCCAAATCACGGTTTTTCAGATTTAGGAAGCCTTCTCTCCACCCAAAATATTCATCAATGTTCACATCGTGCATTTCTATTTCTTTGGTTTTGGTATTATAGCCAGCCATTGTGCCCGGGGCCATCTTAAAAGACTTTTCGTCATCATGGTCATAGGTCACCAAAACACTGCCGCTCTTAAGAACTGTACTAGCCATTTCATCATCGGGATAAGTGCTGACATTGAAAACGGTTCCCAATACATTGATCTCCTGATTGGTCGAGATCACCCGAAAGGGTTTTGATGGGTTATGTGCAACTTCGAATATGGCCTCACCTTCGAGAAAGACCTCCCGCTCCTTATCCCTGAAAAACGCAGGGTAGATAAGCCTAGACCCTGAATTTATCCATATTTTCGTTCCATCAGAAAGGGTCACGTCGGTACGTTTTCCAAAGGGCACCAGTATCGTGTTGAATACAGGTTTTTTTTCATCTTCTATAGTTTGTCTATATTTTTCACCTGTTCCCACGTGCAGATCTTTTCCCGTTGACGAGTACCTTAATGTGTTGTTCTTTTCATTTAGTTGAATTTTTTCTCTCTCTCCGAGCACCACGATTACTTGGCTGCTACTGCCAAAGTCAACAATTGATTTATTTTCATCAATATAATCCTGCAATGACTGTTCGCTAGATTTGTCAAAAACGGTAAAAACAGCAAACAACAGCGCTATCGATGCCGCCGCACCGTACAACAACGTTGCCCTTCGTTGCCTTTTTGCATTTTTTCTTAGAAGTTTGGCCGATCTTATAATACGGCTCTTAAGCTTTGTCCGCTCTAAGTCGGAAAGTGGTTCGTTCTCGCTAAAGTTCATACTTTATTTGTAATTATGGGGTAAATGGAACTTACCGTCCATATATAAGAGGGCAGTTTTTGATATTTATAGACAAAAAAAAACGCTTTTTTAAAAGAACAATGTTAAGGCCGTGTCGCGGATCGTTTTTAACGTTCTGTAAACCAGCGTTCTGGCAGAAGCAACAGAAAGTCCCAAATCTCCGGCGATCTGTTGATATGTCTTTTCTTGGGCGAAACGAAGTCGAAGTATCTTTCGTTGATGATCCGTTAAATTAACCATTATTTTTTTTAGCCTCTTTGACAGTTCATTTTCTTTTTCATCTTCGATCATTTCTTCCTCATGTGAAATAACCGTCAGGCCTGCAGTAGAGTAACTATTGTTAAAGGTTTCCAATTCGCTCTCCAAACTCTTGATCTTATGGTCGCTTTGCTTAATGAGTTTTCTTTTAAGGGACATTATCAAATAGGCCTCTATGTTTTTGACATCCGATAATTTCTTGTGGTATCTATAAAGGTCTAGAAAAAGATTGTGGATTTCATCTTGAACTTTAGCTCTATCTCCACTGATTTTGTACCCATAGGCAAAAAGTTTGTCAACGTAAAGGTCATATAGAGACCCCAAAGATGCCAAACAGCCTTTCTTCAGATCTTTCCAGAGCAGTTTCTCTATAGAGTCTAGTACTTGGTCTATTTTTTTTTCTCTTCCCATTGATACCGTAATCCAAATGGTATGGCAAATTTGCCGATTGACAAAATCATAATTAGTAAATGGAATATTATCATGTCCCATTATTGAAATTATCGCAACTAATGTATAAAAAAAATAAAGAATTGATAACAATGATAAATTTTTTTACAAATTAACTTTTTAATGATATGAGAAGTTGGGTGCCCAGCTCAAAAGGGCTAAGAGTGTCAAGAAAACAAAAAATGATGTCTATAAAAAAAGGGTTTTCATCTCTTACTAAAAATGGGCGACCAACAAGTTAAAACTCTGCAGACATGAAAAGTCATCTTAAAAAAATAGGTCAAGGAACGACTAGGTTGTTGCTTATGGTTGCCATCTTATTGGTTTTTCTTATGTGTAAGGTGATGTTTTCTCAGCAAAGCCCGAATATAGTTTGGATAGTATGCGAGGATATTTCCCCTTTTTTGGAAGTATATGGCGATTCAATTGCGAAAACCCCTAACATAAATGCTCTGGCTCAAGATGCGGTTGTTTTTACAAAAGCATATACCACGTCCGGGGTATGCGCACCTAGTAGATCATCCATTATTACCGGCATGCATGCAATTTCTATAGGCACACAACACATGCGCACCCTTTCTAACTCAACAATTTTTATGCCGGAAGGCCTGCCAAGCTATTCAGCCGTTTTGCCGGACAATGTAAAGGCTTTTCCTGAATATCTAAGGGCACGGGGCTATTATACGACAAACAACTATAAAGAAGATTATCAGTTTGAAGTGCCGGTTACAGTTTGGGATGACAGTAGCCCAGCGGCTTCTTATGAATATAGGCCTAAAAACGTTCCGTTCTTCAGTGTGTTCAACTTGGCTGTCACACACGAATCAAAGTTGATGGCGTCGCCAGACAGCATTTTTTTCGACCCCAATGACATGAAGTTGCCTCCATATTACGTCGATACCGAAACTGTGCGCAAAGATATGGCAGTTCTCTATACCCGTATCGAACAAATGGATCAGGCTGTGGGCGAGATTGTTGACAAGTTAAAAAAAGATCAAGTCTATGATGACTCTTATGTGATATTTTTTAGCGATCATGGTGGATGCATGCCTTGGACCAAGCGGGAAATTCTTGAAAGGGGGACGCATATACCTTTAATCATTAAATTTCCCAAAAACCGTTTTTCCGGCACCAAAGACGATAGGTTGATCAGTGCAGTGGACTTGGCACCAACAATGCTTTCCATAGCGGGTATCAAGCCTCCCGACCATCTTCAGGGAACCGCTTTTCTGGGGGCATACAAATCTTCGGAAGGAAGAAAGTATGTCTTTGCGGCGAGAGACCGTATGGCAAATAAATATGATAGGGTACGGTCTGTGAGCGACGGTGACTTCAGGTATGTGTACAACTTTATGCCAGAACTCCCCAAATACCAAGACCTGCAATACAGAAAGGGCATACCCACGATGAAAGAAATATTGGAACTCTATAAAGAGGGAAATTTAGATAACCCCTATCTGTTGGACTGGTTTGCCGGAAATAAACCTTCCGAAGAACTCTATCACACGAAAATGGATCCCAATGAGTTGTTAAATATTGCGGAAGAGCCCCAATATGCGGCAAAAAAGAAAGAACTTAAAGAAACTCTTTTTGATTGGATAACAAAAGTGGGCGACCTATCCTCGGTCGGCGAAAAAGAGATGGTATTCAACAATTGGTGGAAAAACACAAAGGAACCTCCTAAAACATCTCCCCCGAAAATAATAGGTAACAAAAATGGGGTTACTATAGAATGTGCTACTAAAGGAGCTTCGATCGGTTATCGCATAGTTGACCAAGGTGACCTCCTTGACGCGAAATCAAGGCGTAGGGCCAAAAGTTGGGATTTTGGTTTTACAATCGACCAAGAAAAGACCATTGAACTTGTTGATGTGCACAAGCCATGGAAGATCTACCTAGGAGAAACCATTAATTTGGAAAAGGGACAGACACTTATCATCAATGCCCATAGAATCGGGTATTTGCCCAATGAAGTGACCTATACATATTAGAATTTTAACAAAAATTATATAAATCAATTTAACTATGAAGAAAATCAATCGCTTATTTTTTGGAACGGCATTTTTGTCATTGCTATTGTTCGCCTCCTGCTCGGACACATCTTTTGAGGAAGAAAACCTGAATGCTTCCAAAAACCTAACCGAGTCGGATAAAGTATCGCTGTTCGGCAACATGTCCGAAGACATTCAATTTGATGGTTACTACGTAGGGGCGGACACCTTACTTTTTGATTATCGGACCACCAGTATTCTGGATGTGCCCCCAGTATACCCAGAAACAATCACAAACGACGAACCCATATGGTTTATCAACGGTGCCGGCAACGATGTGACAAGACAGTTCAAAAGCATGCTTGAAATTGCAGAATTTACAGGTCGCCCCGTTGTTGGCATACACAATGGCACCAAAGGAGGAAAACTGGATGCTCTTGAAATCATCTTGCCCACCAACGAGGTCGTGGAGGCCGCTATTGAAAAGAGTGTGCTCGAAATCATTGATACAGAGACCAGGGTACTTTTGTTGGGACACAGTCAGGGGGCCTTTCACTTGGCCAGATCACTACGTTCGCTGGAAAACCAGCTTTCGAACAGCCAATTGGGCCAACTCATGGTAGAAACATCGGGTGGTGCAGGTATGTGGTTCCCCCGAGGCCCCCAATATGTCCATTATGCCAACGAAGGTGACCCAGCCCCAAAGTTGCACGGAGTGCTCACCCCGGGCGCATTACCTGGAAATAGAAGCGTTATCTTGATTTTTGATGACGAATGGTATGATATCCCACCTGAGATTGACACCCCTTTTACACGAGTACATGCCCAAATCGTTTATTTGCGGAATCGACTGACTTTTGCCGAGGCTCGGACCTATGCCCCTTTGTTCGGCAGCAAAAAGATCAACTTGGATAATCTATAAATAACAAAAAATGAAAAAATCAAGAAGTTCTATTACTTCAATTGCCATAACTCTACTAAGCACGATGTTTTGTTTTGGCCAGGGAAAAGTTTTGGAAGGACAGTCGGTAAAAAGCGCCATTTTGGGCAAAGAGGTTGATTATACCGTTTATTTGCCAACCGGTTATGATGACTCTACAAGAAGCTACCCTGTAATCTATCTTTTGCACGGTTATGGGGGTGATGAAAATGTTTGGGTACAATATGGGCTTATAGACCATTTCATGGATTCTGCCATTGAGAAGGCACAAATCCCTCCTTCAATTGTAATAATGCCTGATGGAGGGCAGTATTTTTACATCAATGATTTCCAAGGCAATTCAAGGTTTGAAGATATGTTCTTTCAAGAATTTATACCAATGGTCGAAAAAACCTATAGGATTAAAAAGACAAAGGAACACCGGGCCGTTGTAGGCAATTCAATGGGTGGCTATGGCGCCTTTTTGTATGGGGTGAAACACCATGATATGTTCGGTACCTGTGTGCCACTCAGTGCGGCAATTATTTCAATGGATGATCCAATGACCAAAAACCCCATGTGGAAAGGACTGGCTAAAAACCTTTATGGGATG from Flagellimonas oceani encodes the following:
- a CDS encoding FecR family protein: MNFSENEPLSDLERTKLKSRIIRSAKLLRKNAKRQRRATLLYGAAASIALLFAVFTVFDKSSEQSLQDYIDENKSIVDFGSSSQVIVVLGEREKIQLNEKNNTLRYSSTGKDLHVGTGEKYRQTIEDEKKPVFNTILVPFGKRTDVTLSDGTKIWINSGSRLIYPAFFRDKEREVFLEGEAIFEVAHNPSKPFRVISTNQEINVLGTVFNVSTYPDDEMASTVLKSGSVLVTYDHDDEKSFKMAPGTMAGYNTKTKEIEMHDVNIDEYFGWREGFLNLKNRDLEYITTKLSRYYGVEIFIKENHLKTETFSGKLDLKENLGQVIQTIGEASNFFAEYQTDKIILASTKLNLKDTVPMK
- a CDS encoding RNA polymerase sigma factor, translating into MGREKKIDQVLDSIEKLLWKDLKKGCLASLGSLYDLYVDKLFAYGYKISGDRAKVQDEIHNLFLDLYRYHKKLSDVKNIEAYLIMSLKRKLIKQSDHKIKSLESELETFNNSYSTAGLTVISHEEEMIEDEKENELSKRLKKIMVNLTDHQRKILRLRFAQEKTYQQIAGDLGLSVASARTLVYRTLKTIRDTALTLFF
- a CDS encoding sulfatase, whose amino-acid sequence is MKSHLKKIGQGTTRLLLMVAILLVFLMCKVMFSQQSPNIVWIVCEDISPFLEVYGDSIAKTPNINALAQDAVVFTKAYTTSGVCAPSRSSIITGMHAISIGTQHMRTLSNSTIFMPEGLPSYSAVLPDNVKAFPEYLRARGYYTTNNYKEDYQFEVPVTVWDDSSPAASYEYRPKNVPFFSVFNLAVTHESKLMASPDSIFFDPNDMKLPPYYVDTETVRKDMAVLYTRIEQMDQAVGEIVDKLKKDQVYDDSYVIFFSDHGGCMPWTKREILERGTHIPLIIKFPKNRFSGTKDDRLISAVDLAPTMLSIAGIKPPDHLQGTAFLGAYKSSEGRKYVFAARDRMANKYDRVRSVSDGDFRYVYNFMPELPKYQDLQYRKGIPTMKEILELYKEGNLDNPYLLDWFAGNKPSEELYHTKMDPNELLNIAEEPQYAAKKKELKETLFDWITKVGDLSSVGEKEMVFNNWWKNTKEPPKTSPPKIIGNKNGVTIECATKGASIGYRIVDQGDLLDAKSRRRAKSWDFGFTIDQEKTIELVDVHKPWKIYLGETINLEKGQTLIINAHRIGYLPNEVTYTY
- a CDS encoding alpha/beta hydrolase — protein: MKKSRSSITSIAITLLSTMFCFGQGKVLEGQSVKSAILGKEVDYTVYLPTGYDDSTRSYPVIYLLHGYGGDENVWVQYGLIDHFMDSAIEKAQIPPSIVIMPDGGQYFYINDFQGNSRFEDMFFQEFIPMVEKTYRIKKTKEHRAVVGNSMGGYGAFLYGVKHHDMFGTCVPLSAAIISMDDPMTKNPMWKGLAKNLYGMDVDSENPDTSHWDANNPMKLINTIAKDNLKLRLYFNIGDDDFLYTGNAAAHVSLRNMKIDHEFRIIDGGHDWTFWRSSIPDFLKYIGLGFMRQ